Below is a genomic region from Rosa chinensis cultivar Old Blush chromosome 5, RchiOBHm-V2, whole genome shotgun sequence.
AGTACGATTTTTGTGTAGAAACATTATGTTCTAGAGATGTGATGAAATAGTTAATATCTGAAGAGTAGAGAAGTAGAGAATCAAAGATTATCTACCAAAAGGTGCATCCCACAAATATTTCTTTTGGGATGTAGTGTATAGGCAGACTGCATATGAATGAGTGCACACAACTGAATCTACATTCAACAATATATGCTATCCGGAGAGCTGCACATAACACAAGATATCAACTAACCTTCTATTCTCAACCTTGTCTTTCTGTTCAATGTTTTGGCATGTAGTAGAAGTGCCCAAAGCTGCAGGAGATAGCAAGTACATATGTTAACATGGAGGGTgcaaaagaaagtgagaaaagcTATAGATATTCAGACGAGTAAATTATATCATCAATGTTTACATTGACTTCTTGTAGCACGCATTTTGTTGCCAACACATGGTTTGTCATCCTTAGTAGCTTCCTGCAAAGCTGGCTCCTCTCCTTCCTtgagctgaaaaaaaaaaagaaaaaaaaaaaaggaggttgTGAGTAATAGAAATGTATGGTCGTAAGTAATATAAATCTAAGTAACTATGAAGGCTTTAACAACCCCAGATTTGCTACCAAGTATCTTAAATACCTGACGGCCAGTATTTTGACATTTCATCTCTTCTTTTCCCTGTAAAGTGAGGGATTGTTCTACCTTTTGGCATTTAGTAGAAGCACCCAGAGCTGCAAGAAATTGTGCATATGTTAACCTGGAGAATGCAAAAGGTAGGGAAAAGGCAAACAACACAGATAACAAAATCACATCAGCAAAGTCTACATTGACTTCTTGTTGCACGCCTCTTGTTGCCAATACGTGGTTTGTCATCATTATCCGCTTCATGCAAAGTTGCCTCCTCTGCTTCCTTGAACTAtagtataaaaaaataaatggcaTTCAGTAACAAAAGGGCAAGGAACTCTTAAGGTTGCTTTAAAAACATACAAATGTGCAATTGAATGTTTAACTTAAGTACCTTAGAGCCAGCATTTTGACATTTCATCTCTGATTTTCCCTGAAAGATGAGAGAGTATTACTAAAAATCAAACAGAAGTTTGCTGAATGGCAACATTTAAATCAGATACCCGACTAAATAattaacacttttttttttttttaagtcatcCATGTTGCTCTACATTTCTAGGAGTGAGGGATGTTTGCAGGAGTATTATTGACATCATAACCGTGGACGCAGAAGTATAGTTCTTAATTTTTTATCAAAAGGTGCAGAAAGTTAGAATATTGGCATTCACTCTCCTCAATTTGCATTGTTTGCCATAAACTGCAGAATGTTTCTGATTATTTTTCAGTTTTATTGTATTTTAAGAAGAGAAGTACAACACAGTGCCAGAAGACAAACACACTTTGCATGATGCAACCATATACTTACTTCTAGAACTGATGCGCAAACTCTAAATTATGCATGGGACAGTTTCCAATTCTGCTATTGGGCCAAATCAAAGGTTTATCAAaaggttttggaatttgaaCTGAATTACTTTCTTATCAGTGATAATTGCAGCTAGTTATGAGTGGCAGCATACAACGAATCAATTAAAAGAGCATAAGAAACTGTACAAAGTGAAGCATTGGGTTAATAGAGTAAACAGTGAGAGTGCTCCTCGAGTAACAGATCCAGAACCTAGATACGAGTTTTGATTTATAAAATATTCTTCTGGAGAAACACTACTCATGCAACAAAGCAAGGTGCACACAAGTAAAATATAATTACTGATGTTCATTTAAGTCCAAGGTTGACAGTTGGTTTAGTCTAACTGTGCAATCCAAATTAAGGGCTGACCTGCATTTCAAAATTCTTTGCCTTAAGTAAAGCCTCCTTGCATAGAAGTTCATGCTGTAGTGTTTTTACCTGGTATAACCGAAAGCACATAAATAAAAGACAGATATGATGAAAAGGCAGAACTTCACAAAGCGAGACTGTGCTGTATTTCGGTCATAGACAAACCCACCTTGTCTCTTCCTGAATTAAGCTCCTGCAAAATCAACAAAAGAGAGTAAATACCATAGGCAACCACATAAACCATTACTCGTACAAAAGATTTTTAAGACACTAATCAATGCAAACAACAACCATACCGCTAACATTACGCTGTTTGATCGAGCAAGATTCCAATTTTGCAGCTGCAATTTCTGAACACTAACCCGCAGTTTCTGCAACTCAGCTCCACTCAATTCAATGATTTTACTATTCAAAAAAAAGGAATCAAGGAAAACCCAGTATCTCCATTTGATTGGTGTTCTTATACATCTCAACCCATCACTCTGTAAATTCATATTTTCTCATTGGAGTAATCTCATTCACCAAACAGAACATACCACCCGCAAAATGTAATACAAAacagcacaaaaaaaaaaaaaaaaaaaaaaaagaggatacTTCCTTTCGCTGACGAGTTTGATCAAAGCCATTCTTTCCTGGTCACACAAATTCacagcacaaaaaaaaaaagaaaaacccaaCTGAGAAAAATTGAACGAAACCGCAAACAACTGAAGAGGACCCAAAAGTGAGAAAGAGAGTTTACCCTCATGAGCTGTTCAACACGGTCCTTATCACCCATGGAAACTTCGGGAGGCTTTTCAATTCTCGGAGGAGCCGGCAAGTTGGTGACGTCAGCGAGCTTCGGCCGCATTACGGTACTGAAAGACGATCTCGTGCCCATTCTGGCGCCTCTCAAACCCTGAATTGAAATTGAGGGATCTCAATTGggtagaaagaagaagaagcactcGGAGGAGTGTGAGAGAGACCCAATTCGGAATTGGGAAAATTAAGGGAAGGAGAGAGTGAATTCGGAGAaggaaaaccctaattttaattttgaactGTGGCTGGGATACCCAAAAAGAAATGAGACCAAAGTGGTAATGTAGGCTTGGAGTGAGGTTCGGTTCCCAACGGCTTTCCGAATCTAAAGTGGGGATAGCTATCCATACCTGATTTTGAATATCTCAACGTCCCgagccttgtttttttttttttttggtcaacctAGTCCAAGTTCAATTGGATTATTTAGGAGGTTCTAGAGACACTATATTTAGGATAAAGATTGGATGTATGGCCAGAGAGACTACTTAAGGATAAATGATGGAAGAAACAAATTTCTAATTTGTGTCACCGGTACAAATATTTATCAAAGTTGTTATATTGATATCTATGCTAAAAGCTCTTTTTCCAATTTGaatgtaaaaatttcattttttttttgtgcttttgAACAAAGATTGGCAAGTTCATTAACAAATATAAAACTTACCATGTAGAAGCACAACAAGATGCACCGTAATTAAGTGATGTAACAATCTAAATAAATGCCGTACTGGTAATACAAACAACTAGAAAAACCCAGCAATAGATATAACAAGATCAATGATCTCAGGACTTCTCATCATTTTTAATATGGTTAAAACTTATGAGTAATTAAACATTAACTGAGACCCATACTAACTCAATTTAGAGGTTACATAAACTGAACCATAAACCCTTCTGAAAGTGGAGGGGAGAACGAGAAAGACATTCGCTAATATCAATCTATAGTCTTGATTCTGACTTTTAATACACTCTGAAACATAAAATCAATCTTGGAAACGCCAGAAAGGCAATTGAATTAGATTCATATCCTTTTGATTAGCAAACTTAAATCCCACATACTTTAGGGGTTTGAAGGCGATTTCATGTTTAGTAGGGAATAGGCCTTTCTTACTCTGCATTTGTCTCCAAACAAGTATCATACATCTACAAAATTGACCAATACATAACAAAAAGAACATTCCCTTGGAACTACTACTAGAGGCAAGCCCCATTATGGTTCAAAATACATCCTCAGAAAAAAGCTAGTCGTGAATACAGCTCCCAGTCATTAGCAATCTACACACTTCAACAAATCAAGGGCATGTTCTACCTGCTTCTTCCTATCACCGCCCTTTGCTGAGAACAAATTCATAGAACATAATGATTAACCATCAGACATCACTAAAGAGTGGATGATAGTACATGCATCTATTTGACTTCCTTATACTCTTGTTTTTAGTTTCCAGTGGATGATATACATACTTTCAACTTTCTGATATTTCATTGGGTGATGGTGCCTTGCAGGAGATATGCAGCCTTATTACGGACCTGCAAGAAAAAAATACTTTCAATACACTCACCAAGTCTAAGGAGAAACAAATTAAGTGTGAGTTCAAACCTTAGAGGCAAAAGATCTCAAATCTGTACTGGCGATCAGGCAAGAACAGTTTCGTAAGTACAGGCGCCACATTTCATTCAATACTTGCTTGTCTTCACTCAGTTGATTAGACAAGAGCCAATTCTCGGTCAACACCAAGTATACATACACCTTGAAGAAATCACAGTTTTTGTCTTTCACATTGATTGAGACTAGCAAATTTAGGATCTCTACTTCATCCTGGGCCTGAGGAGATGGAGTAAATCAGGGAACAGTGTGTTATGCACTTAAGATGCAATATACCATATTTGCAGTAATTTTAAGCTGGTAATAACGTCTTTTGGAGTTAAAAGAGCGATATTTAATAAGCAACACACATGCACACAATGAACTTTAATACATGTACATCACTAGTTGTTATTCATAGTTCATGCCAACATGTATTTATTGCTTTCTTCTCTCACCTCTCAAATTGATCTGAAAGCAATTTACTGAAGATGTGAACCACAAATCTCTTCTATAGCTATTCAATAACCCAAAAGCTTAAACTATGCTGAATGGATTATATGCTTTAATACTTGGGCTCTAAATACTCTTCCGTATATGGATCCTAGTACATTACATTTCTTAAATCAACCAAAATGTCTACAAGATATGCCAACCTATGACACACCATAAATTTTCCTATCTGAGGTTTTATGATAAAACAATAAATTTGATCTGTTTCCAGATATCTTtaagtacctttttttttttgttacaaaaaaaaaaagtacctcttttttcataaaaagaacaaaaataaagaaaagtaccTTCCTATCTGAATGAGTTTAAAAGGTTGAGGGTAGGATATGACTATACCACAATTCAAGACATTGCAAATAGATTACAAAAATATGTGCATGAAAGTAATAAACCAGAAACAGGAAATTTTAATATTTCATTAACCTATAAGTCTTATAACATTGAGAAGTGTCTTTTATTCTTTATTAGCGGTCAACTTGATTTGTTGGACCAAGTAGTTGGTAAACTTTGGAGTAAAAGTATATTGCCTAATATTATTCAACAATATTGTAGTCAGGTTCACTACCTTATAATCAAAACAACCATGAAGGATTTGATAGGCAACCACACTTCTAAACAGCTTGCTGCGAGAATTGGCTCCCGAAATGCATTCCACAATTCTTAAGCAGTTCACATCCTTGGGGATTCTGCATATCACACAATCAGCAACCCTATAGGTGGGGAACTGAAGAAAAGTAAACAGCAAAAGGGAGATAATATTGAGACAGGAAAACTCATATGTTAACTCTCCTTCTATTTCCTTCttcgtgtttttgttttttatttctgTATTTTTAACCATCACAAAGATGAACATGCAGATTTAAATAGCATAGTAATCTCAGCAAAGTACTAAAATAGCAACCCAAAACCTGAAAAATATTTCCAGTTTGGCGTTCTAAAATAGTCCAAAAATGCCTAGTAACCAACAACCATGATATATGAAGATAAAATTTTATCATATGTATGCACGCTATCTGTCTGAACAAATCCCTTCACTACATCACTCCACAGTTTCTACAAAATTCCCATAAGAGTGTTAAACTGATTGACACCAATTACAGTCACTGATGCCCATAACCAATTTTGTACATACCCTGAGAAAACTTGACAATAAACACTATTCAGGGCAGGTGTAAGATATAATAGTGGATCATTAACAAAAGGTGCAAAAAGCCATTAATTGATTAAGAACTCTTGCTCAACTAGGAAGAACGAGTTAGCACCATTACACTTGGCCAAAATTAAATCACACTACATATAGTGAATCAAAAGAAATCAATCACTAGAATCAATTACCTGCGAGCAAGAGATTTTGCTATCTTCTCACAGCTAGATTCCCATTCATTGTCTGTGAAGTAACTGATAGCTGCCTGCAAGCATTCATGCAAAAGCACAAACAGACCTTGAAGCTGGCGGTCTAAAAACAGATAAATTATAACTTCCATCAACTCTTCTGCTTCCGAGGTCAAATATATAGCTGTTTTGCTCCTGTTGATAAATAAGCAACATAACAACCTTataaaacaacaacaaccaaacaTACTACTCATAAGCAGTTTCATCATTAACTTAAACTAAGAACCTTAGTTCACTCTATTAAGACTTCATTAATAAAATACACGCAAATCACTATCCAATCTGGTGATCAATAGTGATCTGCATGTAGATCACTATCTGACCTTAGTTCACTGAAATGGATAATGATTAGAGCTCTACAATCTGGTTATCAGCTCTACAGATTAGAGCAAAATTTAAGCATCATGTGCCTATAATCAACCATTAGACCAAATGACGAATAATCAGCCTATATCAATGACAATCCCCACAAGCTGGACAGCAGATATCAAGAAACTCCCACTTGTTGCAGATAAAATCAAAAGCATCTTTATGGCTGAAAATATACTAATGATAACCATCATATTTAAACCAAAATACTgttaaaaaaatgagaaaattttAGATATACTTGGACAGGTTGGGCCATTTGAAATTAATTCGGTCCTTAATCTAGTACTATCATAAACATAAAGACATAATCGTCTTTTTGGTGACGCAAAGGGGCTGAAGTACAACAAGCCAAGGACAGAGACGTGATCTAAGGTAGGTAAGAATCCAGATGGGATCTGAGAAAGAGGATTCAGTGGAAAAGTAATATGTAAGAAGTTGCCCTCCATCTTTTCTAGTTTTCCTTTTGTGTGGTGATGTGGTCGCAGTAGTCTGGGTGGTGGTGGGTTAGGCTTAACAACATATTACTTACaaactcaaaaagaaaaattttaggaAAAGAAGATCCATTATATTGCCTATTTAAATGAAAGGAGTAGACGACTTTATATTGAATTACAGGACAAATTGCTCTGGTAATCAGCTGTATAGTTAGACCTATTTAGGCTAACACGTTAATTTAGGCTAAATGCCTCAAATCAGCCTTCAACAATAGTATATGTTAAGAACAATAACCACTACCAACCTCTAAATCAACTGTTCAAGCCATGACTGTAACATGAAAATGAATTGCTTGTCGGTTTTCAAACTACTTTTTGGTTGTTGCTTACCTCACTTGACAAGAAGTAGTTGCATATTTGATCCACGCTCTAATATTTTGAGCTGGACCTTGATGACCAGAACCTGGACGGAAATTTTTAAGTACTATGAGTATACCAAGAACTGAAAGGCAAGCAAAATTGGGACATTGTACCCATTTGGAATATTGCATCAGGTGATATATCCATAATAAAAGGAAAGAATTGGAAAATATTTAACTAATAATACAATAATGCAATAACATTACAAATGTATTCATCTCATTAATAAAAAGAAGACATGTGACTGGAGTTTAGCATCTGTCAGTTTATTGGTGGGTAGGTCAACTGAATATGCAGCAGATATGTACTA
It encodes:
- the LOC112165765 gene encoding SHUGOSHIN 2 isoform X1, with amino-acid sequence MGTRSSFSTVMRPKLADVTNLPAPPRIEKPPEVSMGDKDRVEQLMRERMALIKLVSERNKIIELSGAELQKLRVSVQKLQLQNWNLARSNSVMLAELNSGRDKVKTLQHELLCKEALLKAKNFEMQGKSEMKCQNAGSKFKEAEEATLHEADNDDKPRIGNKRRATRSQSLGASTKCQKVEQSLTLQGKEEMKCQNTGRQLKEGEEPALQEATKDDKPCVGNKMRATRSQSLGTSTTCQNIEQKDKVENRRRSLRRQSSRFKSHEEEQTENLFEIEEAKFPENPMLEDDPIPSISSTKQEEKEDSCAAKSEGVSQRSSIGRPLCKAVKKDTEFPENSIPNGDPTPVILSTKKEREESGAPKSEGVSQRSSIARPLRKAVEKVQSYKEPPLHVKMRRTE
- the LOC112165765 gene encoding SHUGOSHIN 2 isoform X2 yields the protein MGTRSSFSTVMRPKLADVTNLPAPPRIEKPPEVSMGDKDRVEQLMRERMALIKLVSERNKIIELSGAELQKLRVSVQKLQLQNWNLARSNSVMLAELNSGRDKVKTLQHELLCKEALLKAKNFEMQGKSEMKCQNAGSKFKEAEEATLHEADNDDKPRIGNKRRATRSQSLGTSTTCQNIEQKDKVENRRRSLRRQSSRFKSHEEEQTENLFEIEEAKFPENPMLEDDPIPSISSTKQEEKEDSCAAKSEGVSQRSSIGRPLCKAVKKDTEFPENSIPNGDPTPVILSTKKEREESGAPKSEGVSQRSSIARPLRKAVEKVQSYKEPPLHVKMRRTE